GCGAGGCCGGCCGATGAGAACTTCATCGCGGCAATTTGGCGGGGCGTGCGGCCGGGTCGACGCCGCGGCGTTGGGCCGCTGGATTTGCGCGACGAGAGAGCCCGACGAACAGGCGTGCAACGGACGGGGCGGCTTCACGGGCGAACGACCGCAAAAAAAGCGAGGCCGGACTCGCGTGAGCGGGCCCGGCCTCGGAGAGGTGCGGCGAATAGGTCGCGCTCAGAACTCGCGGCTCAGGCGAACATACCAGAAAGCGGGCTCCGCGGTGTTGATCGCGGGGTTATAGCCGAACTGGCTGGAAATGTAGAAGGGAGGATCGTCGTTGAGGACGTTGCGCACGCCGACGGTCATCTTGGTTTTCCACGGCGTCTGGTAGCTGACCTGCGGATTGATGCGCCATTGAGCTTTGGTGTCGGGCTCGGTGCCGGCACCCGTGAAAAGCTGCGCCGGATAGCCGCCGATGTAGTTGACGAAAACGGAGGCGGCCCAGTCGCCCTTCGACCAACCCAGCGTGGCGCTGCCGCGCCAGAGCGGGACGGAGTCGGTGCCGTCGATGTCGATGATGGTGGTGACACCGAGCGAGGAGATGGTCTCGCGTTCGAAGTTGCCCGTGTAGGTCGCGGTGAGGCCGGCCCGGAAATTGCCCCAGCCCTTCACGCTTCGGGAGTAGTTCACGCCGAAGTCCCAACCCTCGTTGATGATCTTGTTGGCGTTGAACCAATCCGTGGCGACGTAGTCGATGATGCCGACGCTGAAGCCGGCGGCGGCCTCGGCGGGAGTGAGCGCTTTGCGAACGACGCGGCCGGCGGGAAGAACGGTTTCGTTGGCGAGCGTGAAGGCCGCGGTGTCGCGCGTGATGAGGTTGGTCTGGTCGAACTTGAAGTAGCCGATGTCCAACGACAGGCCCTTGAGGAAACCGGAGGGGACTTCGAGCACGATGCCGGCGTAAGTGGTTTTCGTCTCCTCGGGCTGCAGATCGGGGTTGCCGCGGCCCACGGTCTTGAGCTGGCCGGAGGGTTGGTCGGGCCGGCGCGGGTCGAAGAGCTGGTTGCCGGTGAAGGAAACGCTGCCGGTCTGGTAAAGGAAGGCGAGGTCGGGCGCCTTGAAGGAGCCGGAGTAAGAGCCGCGCAGGAGCAGCCATTTGGTCGGGCGCCAGCCGAGGGCGACCTTCGGCTTCGTGGTGGTGCCGAAATCGGAGTATTCCTCCCAACGCGCGGCGAGTTGGAGTTCGAGTTGTTTGGCGAGGGGAACCTTGAGTTCGGCGTAGGCGGAAGTGACCTGGCGCTTGCCGCCGTAGCCGAAGCCTTCGGAGCCGCCGACGATGTTGCCCGTTTCGTTTTCGAGGGTGCGAACGTCGCTGAGGCTCTCCGCGCGATACTCGAGGCCCGCGGCCGCACCGAGCGGCCCCGCGGGGAGCTGGGCGATGTTGCCGCTGACGGAAACGTCGTAGAGGCCCGAGGTGAACTTGGTCTTCGTGGGATTGGTGCCCGAGTAGTAATCGGTGACGCGCGGATCTTCGGGGCCGAACGGATTGGCGTAGAGCATCTGGCCGCCGATGTTCAGACCCATGAGCGCTTCCTGGACGCGGCTGTCGAACGCGGTGCCGGGGGAGGAATTGTCGAACGAGCCTTGGGCAAACATGTAGGCGGCCTCCCACGTCCATTCGTTGGGCAGCGCGCCACCGAGGCCGAGCAGGTAGCGCGGATAATCAGAGGTCGTATCGACGATGCGCGGGCCCGCGTTCACGAGACGGAAGGTGCTGAGCTCGATCGCCTGCCCGCCGCTGCCAAAGTAGCGCGTGCCATAGGGATTGTAGGGATTGGCGGCGGGAACAACGAGGCGGTTGTTCGTGCCCGCACCCTTGTCGGTCGTGGTGAACGGCGACGGCGCGGAGAGATTGGTGGTCTCGATGCGCTTGAAGAAAATGTCGGCGAATCCGTAGAGGCGCTCGGTGAAATCGTGTTTCACGTAGACGCCGAAGCCGCGACTCTGGTTCTCGGGAAGCAAGGAGGAGTCCTGCTGGAAATTGTAGAAACCGGCGCCGGTGGCGCGCGACGTGGCGACAGCATCGGCGACGCGCGGATCGGTTGTCGGGTTGAGGAAAGTGCGCACCGTGGCAGTGCCGGGAATGAAGAAACGCGCGGGAAACGTGCTCGAGCTGCGCAAGTCGCCGCCGATGACGAGGCCCGTGGCCGGATCGGTCTCGACCTGGTTGGGCGAAGTCTTGTCGTGGCGCAGGTCGGCGTTGCTGGAGAACGAGAGGTCGCGGTTCATCAGCATGTTTCGGCGGGCGTAGT
This portion of the Opitutia bacterium genome encodes:
- a CDS encoding TonB-dependent receptor produces the protein MKPNRMSLRSAHVLVAALLASVAPQLAWAQTTKPTETDKTLRLEEFSVVGSRIKRVDAETPSPVVRITQADLQNTGFTNVEDAMRAMPFNTAGTISPEGSGTGFASGTSTVNFRGLGNNNTLVLINGRRAVPSGAGAFNGFQSVIDLRQIPTAAIESIEILKDGASAIYGSDAVAGVLNIVLKRSFTGVGMDVSFGNTFGTDSQEVTAFLIAGAATEKTSVVMTVDYARRNMLMNRDLSFSSNADLRHDKTSPNQVETDPATGLVIGGDLRSSSTFPARFFIPGTATVRTFLNPTTDPRVADAVATSRATGAGFYNFQQDSSLLPENQSRGFGVYVKHDFTERLYGFADIFFKRIETTNLSAPSPFTTTDKGAGTNNRLVVPAANPYNPYGTRYFGSGGQAIELSTFRLVNAGPRIVDTTSDYPRYLLGLGGALPNEWTWEAAYMFAQGSFDNSSPGTAFDSRVQEALMGLNIGGQMLYANPFGPEDPRVTDYYSGTNPTKTKFTSGLYDVSVSGNIAQLPAGPLGAAAGLEYRAESLSDVRTLENETGNIVGGSEGFGYGGKRQVTSAYAELKVPLAKQLELQLAARWEEYSDFGTTTKPKVALGWRPTKWLLLRGSYSGSFKAPDLAFLYQTGSVSFTGNQLFDPRRPDQPSGQLKTVGRGNPDLQPEETKTTYAGIVLEVPSGFLKGLSLDIGYFKFDQTNLITRDTAAFTLANETVLPAGRVVRKALTPAEAAAGFSVGIIDYVATDWFNANKIINEGWDFGVNYSRSVKGWGNFRAGLTATYTGNFERETISSLGVTTIIDIDGTDSVPLWRGSATLGWSKGDWAASVFVNYIGGYPAQLFTGAGTEPDTKAQWRINPQVSYQTPWKTKMTVGVRNVLNDDPPFYISSQFGYNPAINTAEPAFWYVRLSREF